One genomic window of Polyangium aurulentum includes the following:
- a CDS encoding HEAT repeat domain-containing protein codes for MFRARLSGPPGALLLALVLLLAAALASVSFEVKAHTIPGGLTLLQLCRAADVVAIARIGKPPAEPKGGGALPPVEAEISELLRGGAAMKPGKIRFLPHRHAEETYREGEEVLLFLQHASRIGDESAAYQAVEAVADRIVLEPSSRKTWIDATRSYVALGKEGNDPAALGRVTLSMLASPEPRLSSFALRDLVLAGPLPVVTAADVPALEAIVNDGGRPISLRVGLLLEMERRKLVEVGSRWVPLLRGAAPADRVAVIRAAGSRSFHPPVTAELVTLVGSPEGDVAAAAARAVGAEGNEAAVEALGRAVNSDKPEVRWAALGSLRRIGTPAARALLERAASSHPDPETQRVAQTESRLLGPGSSASKGPQAGEREDSSASRRWKTWTLVVLATIVALVALGLRLFRRGADR; via the coding sequence GTGTTTCGCGCGAGATTGTCGGGGCCGCCCGGCGCCCTCCTCCTCGCCCTCGTCCTCCTCCTCGCCGCCGCGCTCGCCTCCGTTTCGTTTGAGGTCAAAGCGCACACCATTCCCGGCGGGCTCACCCTCCTGCAGCTCTGTCGCGCCGCGGACGTCGTGGCGATAGCGCGCATCGGCAAGCCTCCAGCCGAGCCGAAGGGCGGGGGCGCGCTGCCGCCCGTCGAGGCCGAGATCTCGGAGCTTTTGCGCGGCGGCGCGGCGATGAAGCCGGGCAAGATCCGGTTTTTACCGCACCGGCACGCCGAGGAGACGTACCGCGAGGGCGAGGAGGTGCTCCTGTTTTTGCAGCACGCCTCGCGGATCGGCGACGAGAGCGCGGCGTATCAGGCGGTCGAGGCGGTGGCCGATCGGATCGTGCTCGAGCCTTCGTCACGAAAAACCTGGATCGACGCGACGCGCAGCTACGTCGCGCTCGGCAAGGAGGGGAACGATCCCGCCGCGCTCGGCCGGGTGACGCTCTCGATGCTCGCGAGCCCCGAGCCCAGGCTCTCGTCGTTTGCCCTGCGCGATCTGGTGCTCGCGGGGCCCTTGCCCGTCGTCACGGCGGCGGACGTGCCCGCGCTCGAGGCGATCGTGAACGACGGCGGCCGGCCGATCTCGTTGCGGGTCGGCTTGCTGCTCGAGATGGAGCGCAGAAAGCTCGTGGAGGTGGGGTCGCGGTGGGTGCCGCTGCTTCGCGGGGCGGCGCCGGCCGATCGCGTGGCCGTGATCCGCGCGGCGGGGAGCCGATCGTTTCACCCGCCCGTGACCGCCGAGCTCGTCACGCTCGTGGGCAGCCCGGAGGGGGACGTCGCGGCGGCGGCCGCGCGGGCGGTGGGCGCGGAGGGCAACGAGGCGGCCGTCGAGGCCCTCGGGCGCGCGGTGAACAGCGACAAACCCGAGGTGCGCTGGGCGGCGCTCGGGAGCCTGCGGCGCATCGGTACGCCCGCGGCGAGGGCGCTCCTCGAGAGGGCGGCCTCCTCGCATCCCGATCCCGAGACGCAGCGCGTGGCGCAGACCGAGAGCCGCCTGCTCGGTCCAGGATCTTCTGCTTCAAAGGGGCCCCAGGCGGGCGAGCGCGAGGATTCGAGCGCATCGAGGCGGTGGAAGACGTGGACCCTCGTCGTGCTGGCCACGATTGTCGCGCTCGTGGCGCTCGGGCTACGCCTGTTCAGGCGGGGCGCCGACCGATAG
- a CDS encoding HAMP domain-containing protein: MQKRSAGAGAARLSRSSKGQEKKKPAATPEATASDRRTSVRRTRGSVSGGASGAVEQVTSSGALDRRLMLMALTALKKGDFTVRLPVDWEGVDGKIADTFNDVVELNAQVAYELERVSRVVGKEGRISERATLTGVSGAWAYKVSSVNALISDLVHPTSEMARVIGAVAKGDLSQAMALEVDGRPLEGEFLRTAKIVNTMVDQLGSFAAEVTRVAREVGTEGKLGGQAEVKAVAGTWKDLTDSVNSMAGNLTAQVRNIAAVTTAVANGDLSKKITVDVKGEILELKNTINTMVDQLRSFASEVTRVAREVGTEGKLGGQADVKGVAGTWKDLTDSVNSMAGNLTAQVRNIAAVTTAVANGDLSKKITVDVRGEILELKNTINTMVDQLNSFASEVTRVAREVGTEGKLGGQAEVKGVAGTWKDLTDSVNSMAGNLTAQVRNIAAVTTAVANGDLSKKITVDVRGEMLELKNTINTMVDQLNSFASEVTRVAREVGTEGKLGGQAEVKGVAGTWKDLTDSVNSMAGNLTVQLRDVSKVATAIANGDLTQKITVDARGEILQIKNVINTMVDQLSSFAAEVTRVAREVGTEGKLGGQADVKGVAGTWKDLTDSVNSMAGNLTVQLRDVSKVATAIANGDLTQKITVDARGEILQIKNVINTMVDQLSSFAAEVTRVAREVGTEGKLGGQAEVKAVAGTWKDLTDSVNSMAGNLTAQVRNIAAVTTAVANGDLSKKITVDVRGEILELKNTINTMVDQLSSFASEVTRVAREVGTEGKLGGQADVKGVAGTWKDLTDSVNSMAGNLTAQVRNIAAVTTAVANGDLSKKITVDVRGEILELKNTINTMVDQLSSFASEVTRVAREVGTEGKLGGQAEVKGVAGTWKDLTDSVNSMAGNLTAQVRNIAAVTTAVANGDLSKKITVDVRGEILELKNTINTMVDQLRSFASEVTRVAREVGTEGKLGGQADVKGVAGTWKDLTDNVNSMAGNLTAQVRNIAAVTTAVANGDLSKKITVDVKGEMLELKNTINTMVDQLNSFASEVTRVAREVGTEGKLGGQAEVKGVAGTWKDLTDNVNSMAGNLTNQVRGIAKVVTAVANGDLKRKLAVDAKGEIAELADTINGMIDTLATFADQVTTVAREVGVEGKLGGQASVPGAAGTWKDLTVNVNQLAANLTTQVRAIAEVATAVTKGDLTRSIKVEAQGELAALKDTINEMIRNLRDTTLKNSEQDWLKTNLAKFSRMLQGQKDLLTVGRLILSELAPVVSAQQGVFYTMDANKEEPILKLLASYAYKQRKHVDNMFKLGEGLVGQCALEKERILLVNAPPDYITITSGLGEAPPVNIVVLPVLFEGQVKAILELASFERFSPTHLAFLDQLTESIGIVLNTIEANMRTEDLLKQSQSLARELQSQQEELRQTNAELGEKARLLAQQNVEVERKNREVEQARQALEEKAKQLALTSKYKSEFLANMSHELRTPLNSLLILSDQLSKNGEGNLNMRQVEFARTIHSSGNDLLTLINDILDLSKIESGTVVVDVGEIGFRDLADYVERTFRHMAEQKRLDFELNFAQNLPRSLHSDSKRLQQVLKNLLSNAFKFTERGKVSLEVRTVSDGWSPENEVLQRAGFAIAFSVHDTGIGIAPDKQQIIFEAFQQADGSTSRKYGGTGLGLAISRGIASLLGGELKLSSLPGRGSTFTLFVPHVYAMRQMRAPKQNLLPEAATLAPPELAPSEVIDVVPQVVPAVAVEDDRTEIGPGDKTLLVVENDTAFARLILDVAREAGFKAIVAHRGAEALSMVRELRPHAMTLDLNLPDMDGFRVLDRVKHDLRTRHIPVQVITTDGEERERALRMGARGVAIKPVRTREDLRETLNGLRSFLDTPRKRLLIVEGDPAERDRKVELLGGNDVWVDVVGSAGEALSILVDRVPDAVVTGLELPDMPGLELLARAAREPALSSVPFVVHTPGTVSTEDEEKLERLGMSSVVKQARSDERLLDELALFLHRPVADLPVPKRNAIEKLHSSAESLTGKRVLIVDDDIRNIFAMTTILEEQGMVTMSAETGHTAIEMLEKTPGVDVVLMDIMMPEMDGYDTIRAIRSRDPLRALPIVAVTAKAMKGDREKCFEAGATDYIAKPVDPEQLFARLRFWLHR, from the coding sequence ATGCAAAAGCGCAGCGCGGGGGCAGGAGCGGCCCGTCTGTCTCGGTCCTCGAAGGGACAGGAGAAAAAGAAGCCGGCGGCCACGCCGGAAGCCACGGCCTCGGATCGCCGCACGTCGGTCAGGAGGACCCGGGGCTCCGTTTCGGGGGGCGCTTCGGGGGCCGTCGAGCAGGTGACGTCGAGCGGAGCGCTCGATCGGCGCCTCATGCTCATGGCGCTGACCGCGCTGAAGAAGGGTGACTTCACCGTACGGCTGCCGGTCGACTGGGAGGGCGTCGACGGAAAGATCGCCGATACCTTCAACGACGTCGTCGAGCTGAACGCCCAGGTCGCGTACGAGCTCGAGCGCGTCAGCCGCGTCGTCGGCAAAGAAGGCCGCATCTCCGAGCGCGCGACCCTGACGGGCGTCAGCGGCGCCTGGGCCTACAAGGTCAGCTCCGTCAATGCGCTGATCAGCGATCTGGTGCACCCGACGAGCGAGATGGCGCGCGTCATCGGCGCCGTCGCCAAGGGCGATCTGTCGCAGGCGATGGCGCTCGAGGTCGACGGCCGGCCGCTCGAGGGAGAGTTCCTCCGCACGGCCAAGATCGTGAACACGATGGTCGATCAGCTCGGCTCGTTCGCGGCCGAGGTTACCCGCGTGGCCCGCGAAGTAGGCACCGAGGGCAAGCTCGGCGGCCAGGCCGAGGTGAAGGCCGTCGCCGGCACGTGGAAGGACCTGACGGACTCCGTCAACTCGATGGCCGGTAACCTCACGGCGCAGGTGCGTAACATCGCCGCCGTGACGACCGCCGTCGCGAACGGCGACCTGTCGAAGAAGATCACCGTCGACGTGAAGGGCGAGATCCTCGAGCTGAAGAACACCATCAACACGATGGTGGATCAGCTCCGCTCCTTCGCCTCCGAGGTTACCCGCGTTGCCCGCGAAGTCGGTACCGAAGGAAAGCTCGGCGGCCAGGCAGACGTGAAGGGCGTCGCCGGCACGTGGAAGGACCTGACGGACTCCGTCAACTCGATGGCGGGTAACCTGACGGCCCAGGTGCGTAACATCGCCGCGGTGACGACCGCCGTGGCGAACGGCGACCTGTCGAAGAAGATCACCGTCGATGTGCGCGGCGAGATCCTCGAGCTGAAGAACACCATCAATACGATGGTCGATCAGCTCAACTCGTTCGCGTCCGAGGTGACCCGCGTGGCGCGCGAGGTCGGCACCGAGGGCAAGCTCGGCGGGCAGGCGGAGGTGAAGGGCGTCGCCGGCACGTGGAAGGATCTGACGGACTCCGTCAATTCGATGGCCGGTAACCTGACGGCCCAGGTCCGTAACATCGCCGCGGTGACGACCGCCGTGGCGAACGGCGACCTGTCGAAGAAGATCACCGTCGATGTGCGCGGCGAGATGCTCGAGCTGAAGAACACCATCAATACGATGGTGGATCAGCTCAACTCGTTCGCGTCCGAGGTGACCCGCGTGGCCCGCGAGGTCGGCACCGAGGGCAAGCTCGGCGGCCAGGCGGAGGTGAAGGGCGTCGCCGGCACGTGGAAGGATCTGACGGACTCCGTCAATTCGATGGCCGGTAACCTCACCGTTCAGCTCCGTGACGTGTCGAAGGTTGCGACGGCGATCGCGAACGGCGACCTGACGCAGAAGATCACGGTCGATGCGCGGGGCGAGATCCTCCAGATCAAGAACGTCATCAACACGATGGTGGACCAGCTCAGCTCGTTCGCCGCGGAGGTGACGCGCGTCGCGCGCGAGGTCGGCACCGAGGGCAAGCTCGGCGGTCAGGCGGACGTGAAGGGCGTCGCCGGCACGTGGAAGGACCTGACGGACTCGGTCAATTCGATGGCCGGTAACCTCACCGTTCAGCTCCGCGACGTGTCGAAGGTTGCGACGGCGATCGCGAACGGCGACCTGACGCAGAAGATCACGGTCGATGCGCGGGGCGAGATCCTCCAGATCAAGAACGTCATCAACACGATGGTGGACCAGCTCAGCTCGTTCGCCGCGGAGGTGACGCGCGTCGCGCGCGAGGTCGGCACCGAAGGCAAGCTCGGCGGCCAGGCCGAGGTGAAGGCCGTCGCCGGCACGTGGAAGGACCTCACGGACTCCGTGAATTCGATGGCCGGAAACCTCACGGCCCAGGTCCGTAACATCGCCGCCGTGACGACGGCGGTCGCCAATGGCGATCTGTCGAAGAAGATCACCGTCGATGTGCGCGGCGAGATCCTCGAGCTGAAGAACACCATCAATACGATGGTCGATCAGCTCAGCTCGTTCGCGTCCGAGGTCACCCGCGTGGCCCGCGAGGTCGGCACGGAAGGAAAGCTCGGCGGGCAGGCGGACGTGAAGGGCGTCGCCGGCACGTGGAAGGACCTCACGGACTCCGTGAATTCGATGGCCGGTAACCTCACGGCCCAGGTCCGCAATATCGCTGCCGTGACGACGGCCGTCGCCAATGGCGATCTGTCGAAGAAGATCACGGTCGACGTGCGCGGCGAGATCCTCGAGCTGAAGAACACCATCAATACGATGGTCGATCAGCTCAGCTCGTTCGCGTCCGAGGTGACCCGCGTGGCCCGCGAGGTCGGCACCGAAGGAAAGCTCGGTGGCCAGGCGGAAGTGAAGGGCGTCGCCGGCACGTGGAAGGACCTCACGGACTCCGTGAATTCGATGGCCGGTAACCTGACGGCCCAGGTCCGTAACATTGCTGCGGTCACGACGGCCGTCGCCAATGGCGATCTGTCGAAGAAGATCACGGTCGACGTTCGCGGCGAGATCCTCGAGCTGAAGAACACCATCAACACGATGGTCGATCAGCTCCGCTCCTTCGCCTCCGAGGTGACCCGCGTGGCCCGCGAGGTCGGCACCGAAGGCAAGCTCGGCGGCCAGGCGGACGTGAAGGGCGTCGCCGGCACGTGGAAGGACCTCACCGATAACGTCAACTCGATGGCCGGAAACCTCACGGCCCAGGTCCGCAACATCGCCGCCGTGACCACGGCCGTCGCGAACGGTGACCTCTCGAAGAAGATCACCGTCGACGTGAAGGGCGAGATGCTCGAGCTGAAGAACACCATCAATACGATGGTCGATCAGCTCAACTCGTTCGCCTCCGAAGTGACCCGCGTGGCCCGCGAGGTCGGCACCGAAGGAAAGCTCGGCGGCCAGGCGGAGGTGAAGGGCGTCGCCGGCACGTGGAAGGACCTGACGGACAACGTCAACTCGATGGCCGGTAACCTGACCAATCAGGTCCGTGGCATCGCGAAGGTCGTGACCGCGGTCGCCAATGGCGATCTGAAGCGCAAGCTGGCCGTCGACGCGAAGGGCGAGATCGCAGAGCTCGCCGACACGATCAACGGCATGATCGACACGCTCGCGACCTTCGCCGATCAGGTGACCACGGTCGCGCGCGAGGTCGGCGTCGAGGGCAAGCTCGGCGGCCAGGCCAGCGTGCCCGGCGCCGCCGGCACGTGGAAGGACCTCACGGTCAACGTCAATCAGCTCGCCGCGAACCTGACCACCCAGGTCCGCGCGATCGCCGAGGTCGCCACCGCCGTCACGAAGGGCGACCTCACCCGGAGCATCAAGGTCGAGGCCCAGGGCGAGCTTGCCGCCCTGAAGGACACGATCAACGAGATGATCCGGAACCTGCGCGACACGACGCTGAAGAACAGCGAGCAGGACTGGCTGAAGACGAACCTCGCCAAGTTCTCCCGGATGCTGCAGGGCCAGAAGGACCTGCTCACCGTCGGGCGCTTGATCCTGAGCGAGCTGGCGCCGGTCGTCTCCGCGCAGCAGGGCGTCTTCTACACGATGGACGCGAACAAGGAGGAGCCGATCTTGAAGCTCCTCGCGAGCTACGCGTACAAGCAGAGGAAGCACGTCGACAACATGTTCAAGCTCGGCGAGGGCCTCGTCGGGCAGTGCGCGCTCGAAAAGGAGCGCATCCTGCTCGTCAACGCTCCCCCCGACTACATCACGATCACGAGCGGCCTCGGTGAGGCGCCGCCCGTGAACATCGTCGTCCTGCCCGTGCTCTTCGAGGGCCAGGTCAAGGCGATCCTCGAGCTTGCCTCGTTCGAGAGGTTCAGCCCGACCCACCTCGCGTTCCTCGATCAGCTCACGGAGTCGATCGGCATCGTGCTCAACACGATCGAGGCCAACATGCGCACCGAGGATCTGCTCAAGCAGTCCCAGTCGCTCGCCCGCGAGCTGCAGAGCCAGCAGGAGGAGCTGCGCCAGACGAACGCGGAGCTCGGCGAGAAGGCGCGCCTGCTCGCCCAGCAGAACGTGGAGGTCGAGCGCAAGAACCGCGAGGTCGAGCAAGCCCGCCAGGCGCTCGAGGAGAAGGCGAAGCAGCTCGCCCTCACCTCGAAGTACAAGTCCGAGTTCCTCGCGAACATGTCGCACGAGCTGCGGACGCCGCTGAACAGCTTGCTCATCCTGTCGGATCAGCTCTCGAAGAACGGCGAGGGCAACCTGAACATGCGTCAGGTCGAGTTCGCCAGGACGATCCATTCTTCGGGCAACGACCTGCTCACGCTCATCAACGACATCCTCGACCTGTCGAAGATCGAGTCCGGTACGGTCGTGGTCGACGTCGGCGAGATCGGCTTCCGCGATCTGGCCGATTACGTCGAGCGCACGTTCCGCCACATGGCGGAGCAGAAGCGGCTCGATTTCGAGCTCAACTTCGCGCAGAACCTGCCGCGCTCGCTGCACAGCGACTCCAAGCGCCTGCAGCAGGTGCTCAAGAACCTCCTGTCGAACGCCTTCAAGTTCACCGAGCGCGGCAAGGTCTCGCTCGAGGTCCGCACGGTGTCCGACGGGTGGAGCCCGGAGAACGAGGTGCTGCAGCGCGCCGGCTTCGCCATCGCCTTCAGCGTCCACGACACCGGCATCGGCATCGCGCCCGACAAGCAGCAGATCATCTTCGAGGCGTTCCAGCAGGCGGACGGCTCGACGAGCAGGAAGTACGGCGGCACGGGCCTCGGACTCGCCATCAGCCGCGGCATCGCGTCGCTGCTCGGCGGCGAGCTGAAGCTGTCGAGCCTCCCGGGCCGCGGCAGCACGTTCACCCTCTTCGTGCCGCACGTCTACGCGATGCGCCAGATGCGCGCCCCGAAGCAGAACCTGTTGCCCGAGGCCGCCACGCTCGCGCCGCCGGAGCTCGCGCCCTCGGAGGTCATCGACGTGGTGCCGCAGGTCGTCCCTGCGGTGGCGGTCGAGGACGACCGGACCGAGATCGGGCCGGGCGACAAGACGCTGCTCGTCGTCGAGAACGACACGGCGTTCGCGCGCCTGATCCTCGACGTCGCGCGCGAGGCTGGCTTCAAGGCCATCGTCGCGCACCGAGGCGCCGAGGCGCTGTCGATGGTGCGCGAGCTAAGGCCCCACGCCATGACGCTCGACCTGAACCTGCCCGACATGGACGGGTTCCGCGTGCTCGATCGCGTCAAGCACGACCTGCGCACGCGGCACATCCCCGTCCAGGTGATCACCACCGACGGCGAGGAGCGCGAGCGTGCGCTGCGCATGGGCGCGCGCGGCGTGGCCATCAAGCCCGTCCGCACGCGCGAGGATCTGCGCGAGACGCTCAACGGCCTGCGCTCCTTCCTCGACACCCCGCGCAAGCGGCTGCTCATCGTGGAGGGCGACCCGGCCGAGCGCGATCGCAAGGTCGAGCTGCTCGGCGGCAACGACGTCTGGGTCGACGTGGTCGGCAGCGCCGGCGAGGCTCTGTCGATCCTCGTCGACCGCGTGCCCGACGCGGTCGTCACCGGGCTCGAGCTGCCGGACATGCCCGGCCTCGAGCTGCTCGCCCGCGCCGCGCGCGAGCCGGCCCTGTCCTCGGTGCCCTTCGTCGTCCACACGCCGGGGACCGTCTCGACCGAGGACGAGGAGAAGCTCGAGCGCCTCGGCATGTCGTCGGTGGTCAAGCAGGCTCGCAGCGACGAGCGGCTGCTCGATGAGCTCGCGCTCTTCTTGCACCGCCCCGTGGCGGACCTGCCGGTGCCGAAGCGCAACGCGATCGAGAAGCTTCACAGCTCGGCCGAGTCGCTCACCGGCAAGCGGGTGCTCATCGTCGACGACGACATCCGCAACATCTTCGCCATGACCACGATCCTCGAGGAGCAGGGCATGGTGACGATGTCGGCCGAGACCGGGCACACCGCGATCGAGATGCTCGAGAAGACGCCCGGCGTCGACGTCGTGCTGATGGACATCATGATGCCCGAGATGGACGGATACGACACGATCCGCGCCATCCGGTCTCGAGATCCTCTTCGCGCGCTGCCGATCGTCGCCGTGACGGCGAAGGCGATGAAGGGCGATCGAGAGAAGTGCTTCGAGGCGGGAGCGACGGATTACATCGCCAAGCCGGTGGATCCGGAGCAGCTCTTCGCGCGACTGCGATTCTGGCTGCACCGATAG
- a CDS encoding NAD(P)H-binding protein, with amino-acid sequence MKGRTALLVGATGLVGGHCLTRLVEAPEYERVRVLVRRPLGRGHEKIDERVVDFDKLADLAPAPAVDDVFVCLGTTIKAAGSKEAFARVDHDYVVAAARLGRQGGAKRLCVVSSVGADSGSANFYLRVKGEAERDLEALGFEVLEVLRPSLLVGERQEQRVGEKIAIALTSVTRGLMLGPLRAYRPIEAKSVAAALVGAALRGKPGVHVRTHDEILELARAV; translated from the coding sequence ATGAAAGGACGAACGGCTCTGCTGGTTGGCGCGACGGGGCTCGTGGGGGGACATTGCCTCACGCGGCTCGTCGAGGCGCCTGAATACGAACGGGTGCGGGTCCTCGTGCGCAGGCCGCTCGGGCGGGGGCACGAAAAGATCGACGAGCGGGTGGTCGATTTCGACAAACTCGCCGATCTCGCTCCGGCGCCCGCGGTGGACGACGTCTTCGTTTGTCTCGGGACCACCATCAAGGCGGCCGGGTCGAAGGAGGCGTTCGCGCGGGTCGATCACGATTACGTGGTCGCGGCGGCCAGGCTCGGCCGGCAGGGCGGGGCAAAGCGACTTTGCGTGGTCTCCAGTGTGGGCGCCGATAGCGGCTCCGCGAATTTCTATCTGCGCGTGAAGGGCGAGGCGGAGCGCGATCTCGAGGCGCTCGGCTTCGAGGTGCTCGAGGTGCTCAGGCCGAGCTTGCTCGTGGGAGAGCGGCAGGAGCAGCGCGTGGGCGAGAAGATCGCGATCGCGCTGACGAGCGTGACGCGCGGCCTCATGCTCGGTCCTCTGCGCGCGTATCGGCCGATCGAGGCGAAGAGCGTGGCAGCGGCCCTCGTGGGGGCTGCGCTCCGGGGCAAACCCGGCGTGCACGTGCGCACCCACGACGAGATCCTGGAGCTCGCGAGAGCGGTCTAG
- a CDS encoding Spy/CpxP family protein refolding chaperone: MFGFIIGTVCLIGLIKTLRGGGCGGGWGRRGYGYGGGCGGGRFGGGYGYGGGHGGWEEGEGGEHGHHGGPFRTHGRAWGWGRGGGGGGGMRSFFMRRLFEHLDTTPGQEKAIAAAVDELRGAMREHRGEVQKTRADIARAMRGANFDEVVLGELFARHDTAIEAMRKATVGALGRVHEALDERQRARLADLLEQYPGFFGGPFGGRGVEI; the protein is encoded by the coding sequence ATGTTCGGCTTCATCATCGGAACTGTTTGTCTCATCGGCCTCATCAAGACCCTGCGCGGCGGCGGTTGCGGCGGCGGCTGGGGGCGGAGGGGCTACGGCTACGGCGGCGGTTGCGGCGGTGGGCGCTTCGGCGGCGGCTACGGCTACGGCGGCGGGCACGGCGGCTGGGAGGAGGGCGAGGGCGGGGAGCACGGCCATCACGGCGGCCCGTTCCGCACGCACGGCCGGGCGTGGGGCTGGGGGCGCGGCGGGGGCGGGGGCGGGGGCATGCGGAGCTTCTTCATGCGTCGGCTCTTCGAGCACCTCGACACGACGCCGGGGCAGGAGAAGGCCATCGCGGCGGCGGTGGACGAGCTTCGCGGGGCGATGCGCGAGCATCGCGGCGAGGTGCAGAAGACGCGGGCGGACATCGCGCGGGCGATGCGTGGCGCGAATTTCGACGAGGTGGTGCTCGGCGAGCTGTTCGCGCGGCACGACACGGCGATCGAGGCGATGCGCAAGGCCACGGTGGGCGCGCTCGGCCGGGTGCACGAGGCGCTCGACGAGCGGCAGCGGGCGCGGCTCGCGGATCTGCTCGAGCAGTACCCGGGCTTCTTCGGCGGCCCGTTCGGCGGCCGGGGCGTGGAGATCTGA
- a CDS encoding ATP-binding cassette domain-containing protein, producing MPSLYAQRLSYAHSSAAPIFADVDLHLTAGWTGLVGENGAGKTTLLRLLAGELKPDAGGIRVEPQSARVALCRQTIDRKDPAIERLAAAEDGFAHEIRGRLALSPPDLDRWETLSPGERKRWQIGAALAEEPEILLLDEPCNHLDIEARKLVVSALRRFEGIGILVSHDRTLLNALTTTTVRIHRGEAHAYRGPYDTARETWETETAHEKEERARLVGEQHKIARQLDAVRRDHQSAFAERSSKKRMKGPKDHDGRGMLTKIRTESAEKRIGRSVGIVRDKLERKASEVASIHVEKELGGAIFVGFSRPPQPWLFTLDAPVVRAGDAELLRDVRVAVPREGRIRIEGPNGAGKSTLLGALARNARIPAERFLHLPQDLSAEARRALLAEVRALGPAERGRTLSVVAALGLDPDRLLASAEPSPGEARKLAIAIGLGRHVAALLLDEPENHLDLPSLERLEAALVAYPGAIVMVSHDAAFARRATQAVWRIERGAVVS from the coding sequence ATGCCTTCTCTTTACGCGCAACGCCTCTCTTATGCCCATTCCTCCGCCGCGCCGATCTTCGCCGACGTCGACCTGCACCTGACCGCCGGCTGGACCGGCCTCGTCGGTGAGAACGGGGCCGGCAAGACGACGCTCCTTCGCCTGCTCGCGGGCGAATTGAAGCCCGACGCGGGCGGGATCCGCGTCGAGCCGCAGTCGGCGCGCGTCGCGCTCTGCCGCCAGACGATCGATCGCAAAGACCCGGCGATCGAGCGCCTCGCCGCGGCCGAGGACGGCTTCGCGCACGAGATCCGCGGCAGGCTCGCCCTCTCGCCGCCGGACCTCGACCGCTGGGAGACGCTCTCTCCCGGCGAGCGAAAGCGCTGGCAGATCGGCGCGGCCCTCGCTGAGGAGCCGGAGATCCTGCTGCTCGACGAGCCCTGCAACCACCTCGACATCGAGGCGCGCAAGCTCGTCGTCTCCGCCCTGCGCCGCTTCGAGGGGATCGGGATCCTCGTCTCGCACGACCGCACCCTGCTGAACGCGCTCACCACGACCACCGTGCGCATTCATCGGGGCGAGGCGCACGCCTATCGCGGCCCCTACGACACGGCCCGCGAGACCTGGGAGACCGAGACCGCGCACGAGAAAGAAGAGCGCGCGCGCCTCGTCGGCGAGCAGCACAAGATCGCGCGCCAGCTCGACGCCGTTCGACGCGATCACCAGAGCGCCTTCGCCGAGCGCAGCTCGAAGAAGCGCATGAAAGGACCGAAAGACCACGACGGCCGCGGCATGCTCACCAAGATCCGGACCGAGAGCGCCGAGAAGCGGATCGGCCGATCGGTGGGCATCGTGCGCGACAAGCTCGAGCGCAAGGCGAGCGAGGTCGCGTCCATCCACGTGGAAAAGGAGCTCGGCGGGGCGATCTTCGTGGGTTTTTCGCGGCCGCCCCAGCCGTGGCTGTTCACCCTCGACGCGCCGGTCGTCCGGGCCGGCGACGCCGAGCTGCTCCGTGACGTGCGCGTCGCGGTGCCGCGCGAGGGGCGCATCCGCATCGAGGGCCCGAACGGGGCAGGAAAGAGCACGCTGCTCGGGGCGCTGGCCCGGAACGCGCGCATCCCGGCCGAGCGGTTCTTGCACCTGCCGCAGGACCTGTCGGCGGAGGCGAGGCGGGCGCTCCTCGCCGAGGTGCGCGCGCTCGGGCCGGCCGAGCGCGGGCGGACGCTCTCGGTCGTGGCTGCGCTCGGGCTCGATCCGGACCGGCTGCTCGCCTCGGCCGAGCCCTCGCCCGGCGAGGCGCGCAAGCTCGCGATCGCGATCGGCCTCGGCCGGCACGTGGCCGCGCTCCTGCTCGACGAGCCGGAGAACCACCTCGATCTCCCCTCGCTCGAGAGGCTCGAGGCGGCGCTCGTGGCCTATCCGGGCGCGATCGTGATGGTGAGCCACGACGCGGCGTTCGCGCGGCGGGCCACGCAGGCCGTGTGGCGCATCGAGCGCGGCGCGGTCGTTTCATGA